A single window of Nocardia higoensis DNA harbors:
- a CDS encoding FAD-dependent oxidoreductase has protein sequence MSEHLVVIGADATGMAAASQARRHLDARALRITVFESGGFTSYSACGIPYWVGGLVDSRDDLIARTPQEHRARDIDLRLHTEVIELDVPGKRVRVHARDTGEEFWTGYDKLVIATGARPIRPDLPGIDAEGVHGVQTLDDGQALIDTLGRTEGGRAVVIGAGYIGVEMAEALIQRGYQVRVLDRGSAPMSTLDPEMGAKVAEAMRGIGIEVICDAEAVAVRTDADGRVRAVATTDAEYPADVVVLGLGVRPNTELARAAGLPLGEYGGLLTDLSMRVRGHSDIWAGGDCVEVRDLVSGRDRHIPLGTHANKHGQVIGACLAGGYASFPGVVGTAVSKICALEVARTGLRERDARDAGLQFVTATIESTSRAGYYPGAAPMTVKMLAERHSGRLLGVQIVGREGAAKRVDIAAVALTAGMTVEQMTALDLGYAPPFSPVWDPVLVAARKAARAVREHG, from the coding sequence ATGAGCGAACACCTGGTCGTCATCGGGGCGGACGCGACCGGAATGGCCGCCGCGTCCCAGGCCCGCCGCCACCTCGACGCGCGAGCACTGCGCATCACGGTCTTCGAATCCGGCGGCTTCACCTCCTACTCCGCGTGCGGCATCCCGTATTGGGTCGGTGGGCTCGTCGACAGCCGCGACGACCTGATCGCGCGCACGCCGCAGGAGCATCGCGCGCGCGACATCGACCTGCGCCTGCACACCGAGGTGATCGAACTCGATGTGCCGGGCAAGCGGGTGCGCGTCCACGCGCGCGACACCGGCGAGGAATTCTGGACCGGCTACGACAAACTCGTCATCGCCACCGGCGCGCGACCGATCCGGCCCGATCTTCCCGGCATCGACGCCGAGGGCGTGCACGGCGTACAGACCCTCGACGACGGTCAGGCGCTCATCGACACTCTCGGGCGCACCGAGGGCGGTCGCGCGGTCGTCATCGGCGCGGGCTACATCGGTGTGGAGATGGCCGAGGCGCTGATCCAGCGCGGCTACCAGGTGCGGGTGCTCGACCGCGGTTCCGCGCCCATGTCCACCCTCGACCCGGAGATGGGCGCGAAGGTGGCCGAGGCCATGCGCGGCATCGGCATCGAGGTGATCTGCGACGCCGAAGCCGTCGCCGTGCGTACCGACGCCGACGGCCGGGTCCGCGCGGTCGCCACCACCGACGCCGAGTATCCCGCCGATGTCGTCGTGCTCGGCCTCGGCGTGCGCCCGAACACCGAGCTGGCCCGCGCCGCGGGCCTACCGCTGGGTGAGTACGGCGGCCTGCTCACCGATCTGTCGATGCGGGTGCGTGGCCACAGCGACATCTGGGCCGGCGGTGACTGCGTCGAAGTGCGCGACCTGGTCTCCGGGCGCGACCGTCACATTCCCCTGGGCACCCACGCCAACAAGCACGGTCAGGTGATCGGCGCCTGCCTGGCTGGCGGGTACGCGAGCTTCCCCGGGGTCGTGGGCACCGCGGTCAGCAAGATCTGCGCACTCGAGGTGGCACGCACCGGCCTGCGGGAGCGCGACGCCCGTGACGCCGGTCTGCAATTCGTGACGGCGACCATCGAGTCCACCAGCCGAGCGGGGTACTACCCCGGCGCCGCGCCGATGACGGTGAAGATGCTCGCCGAACGCCACAGCGGGCGGCTGCTCGGTGTGCAGATCGTCGGCAGGGAGGGCGCGGCCAAACGCGTGGACATCGCCGCGGTCGCGCTGACCGCGGGCATGACCGTCGAGCAGATGACCGCCCTCGACCTCGGCTACGCGCCGCCGTTCTCCCCGGTCTGGGATCCGGTGCTGGTGGCCGCCCGCAAGGCGGCCAGGGCGGTCCGGGAACACGGCTGA